CCGCCCCAACCAGCTTTTCGCCGCCTCGCTGCCCGAACCGGTGCTCGACCGGCCGCTGGCGGCGGAGATGCTGGCCCGGGTGCGCACGCTGCTGCTCACGCCGTATGGATTGCGCACGCTGTCGCCCGCCGACGCCAACTACCGATCGCTTTACGAAGGTTCGCCGGAAGAACGGGATTCCGCCTATCACCAGGGCACCGTCTGGCCGTGGCTGTTGGGAGCCTACGGCGATACCCTGCTCTTCGCTTTGTGGGATCGGCCGGCGGCCGCCCGGCATCTGCTGGGGACGATCACGCCGCTGTGCACCGCCCATCTGCGCGAGTACGGCATCGGTTCAGTGGCCGAGATCTTCGACGCCGCGCCGCCTTATCGTCCCAACGGCGCCGTCGCCCAGGCCTGGAGCGTGGCGGAACTGCTGCGCGTCCTGAAAAAAATGCAGCGCGCCGCTCCGGGCGTGTATCGACGCTGGGAGGCGCACCTGCGAGAGGAGACGATGTAAATGCGCGTGCTCATGCTTGGCTGGGAGTTTCCGCCCGACAAGAGCGGAGGCCTTGGCACCGCCTGTTACGGCATCACGCAGGCGCTGCTGCGAAAAGGCACCGACGTGCTTTTCGTCATGCCGCAGACTCGCTTGACCGAGCACCCCGAGTCGCATGTCAGGCTGCGTTCCGCTTCGGGAACGCTGATTCCCGTCGTCTCGCGGAGCGAACCAGAAGCGGAGGGCCCCACGGCCGCGCCGGACAGCCGTTCCCAAAACGGTACGAGGCCACGGCAAAACAGCAGCATCGCGGAGCTTCAACGGTTTGCCGCGCGGATGGTCGTGCGCGGCATCAGGTCGAGCCTCCGCCCCTACGACAGCGCGGCAAGTTACGAACAACGACTCGCCCGGCACGGCAAAGGCCGCCGAACCTCAAGCGCCGCCGGCGGGAAAAATGAGATCTTCCGCCGCCTCGGGCTGCCGCAGCTTAGCGGGAGCGTTTGGCCGGCCGACGCCGCAGCGGCGGTCTCGCAGCCGCAAGACGCGCCCGTTCGCTGGAAGCCGGTCGAAATCCACGGCGGTTACGGGCAGGATCTGATGTCCGAAGTATACCGCTACAGCCTCGCGGCCGCGCAGATCGCGCGCGAAGAAGAATTCGACGTGATCCACGTGCACGACTGGATGACCTATCCGGCGGGAATCCTCATCAAGCAGATCACCGGCAAGCCGCTGATCGCTCACATCCACGCGCTGGAACACGACCGCAGCGGCGAAAACGTCAATCCCGAGATCGCCCACATCGAGTGGGCCGGCATGACCGCCGCCGACCGCGTGGTCGCCGTAAGCTATTACACCAAGAGCAAAGTGATGCGCCTTTACCAGATCCCCGACGAAAAAATCGACGTCGTCCACAACGCCGTCAACCGCAACGAATCGCAGCTGGGCTGGCGAAGCATCCCGCCGCACCGGGAGAAGCGCGTGCTCTTCATGGGCCGCATCACGTACCAAAAAGGGCCCGACTACTTCGTCGAAGCCGCTCGGCTCGTGCACGAGCGCATGCCCGACGTGCACTTCGTCATGGCCGGCAGCGGCGACATGTTCTACCGCATGGTGCGCCGTATCGCCCAGCTGGGCATGGGGACCGCGTTCCACTTTCCCGGCTTCCAGTCCGGCGTGAACGTGGAACGGATGTATGCCAGCTGCGACCTTTACGTCATGCCCAGCGTCTCCGAACCCTTCGGCATCGCCCCGCTGGAGGCAATGATCTGCGACACGCCGGTGATCCTTTCGCGGCAGTCCGGCGTCGCCGAAGTGGTGCGCAACGCGCTGAAGGTGGACTTTTGGGACGTTCAGGAGATGGCCAACAAAATTTGCGCCGTGCTCGCCTACCCGAAACTGGCCGAAGCGATGGTGAAGAACAGCCGCGAGGATCTGCGCCGCATCCGCTGGTCTGAAGCCGCCGATCGCCTGAACGCAATTTACCGTGACTGCATCCGGAGGAGTTGAGCGCTATGCCATCGATCTGTTTCTATTTCCAGGTTCATCAGCCGTATCGGCTGCGACACTACAGCTTCTTCGACATCGGGCAGGATCATTTCTACGAGGACGCCGAAGTCAACCGCACCATCCTCGACAAAGTGGCGCAGAAATGTTATCTGCCCATGAACGAACTGTTGCTGAAAATGATCCGTCGCTGGGAAGGGCGCTTCCGCGTCGCGTTTTCGCTCTCGGGCACAGCCATGGACCAGTTCGAAGAGTACCAGCCGGAAATTCTCGACAGCTTCCGCACGCTTGTCGACACGGGCTGCGTCGAACTGCTCTCGGAGACCTACGCCCATTCGCTGGCCGCGCTGTACGATCCCGACGAGTTCCGCGCGCAAGTTGCGCTGCACGACGAGCTGATCAAAAAACACTTCGGCGCGACGCCGCGCGTGTTCCGCAACACCGAGCTGATCTACCGCAACGACATCGCGCGCATGGTCGAGGACATGGGCTACGAGGCGATCCTCACCGAAGGCGCCGACCACATCCTCGGCTGGCGCAGTCCCAACTACATGTACCAGCCGTCAAGCTGCACGAAGCTGAAGCTGCTGCTCAAGAACTACCGGCTGTCCGACGACATCGCGTTCCGTTTTTCCAACCGCGGCTGGGACCAGTGGCCGCTCACCGCCGAGAAGTTCGCGGGCTGGGCGCACGCCGTCAACGGAGCCGGCGAGCTGATCAACCTCTTCATGGACTACGAGACGTTCGGCGAACACCAATGGGCCGAAACGGGCATCTTCGACTTCATGGAGGCGCTGCCGGCAGCCGTTTTCGCCGATCCCAACTTCGACTTCGTCACGCCCTCGCAGGCGGCCGAGCGTTATTCGCCCATCGCCCGCATCGACGTGCCCAACGCCATTTCATGGGCCGACGTGGAACGCGACCTCACCGCCTGGATCGGCAACGACATGGAATGCGACGCCATCGAGACCGTTTACTCGCTCAAGGAAAAAGTCCTGGCCGACGGCGACGAAGGCATCGTGCGCACCTGGCGGCGGCTGCAGACGTCGGATCATTTCTACTACATGTGCACCAAATGGTTCTCCGACGGCGACGTGCACAAATACTTCAATCCCTACGGCACGCCCTACGACGCCTACATCAATTACATGAACGTGCTGTCCGACTTCAAAATGACGCTGGACGGCTAAAAATCACGAGAGATCCGAGTAAAGGGGTATTTCATGACGCATAAGGATTCAGCTCGGCTTTCCGCCACGCTCTTCGAAGTTTCATGGGAAGTGTGCAACAAAGTCGGCGGCATTTACACCGTGGTCGCCACAAAGGCCCGGCAGGCCGTGGAGCGCTTCGGACAGAACTATTTTCTGCTCGGTCCGGCGCGCGACAAAAACCCGGGATTCATCGAGGCTTCCGCCGAAGGCGAGGAAGGGCGCCTGTGGGAGACGTTCCGACGCGCCGCGGCGCTTCACAATCTGAAATGCCGCTTCGGGCGCTGGGACATCCCCGGCTCGCCCAAAGCGGTCCTCGTGGATTGGAAAGATCGCTACAATCAGAATCAGATCCTTTACGACCTGTGGCGCGACTTCGGCGTCGATTCGCTCACCGGCGCGTGGGACTACGTGGAGCCGGTGATGTTCAGCATGGCCTGCGGCGAGGCGATCGCGGCGTTCTCGCAGGTCATCGCCGACGAGAACGAAGGCGAACGCGCCGTCACCGCCCATTTCCACGAGTGGATGTGCGGCGCCGGCCTGCTCTACCTGAAAAAGCACGCGCCCTCCATTTCAACGGTATTCACCACTCACGCCACCGTGCTGGGACGCTCCATGGCGGGGGCGGGACGCGACATTTACGCCGAGATGGACCAGATCAACGCGGCGCGCGAAGCCGCCAACTTCAACGTCACCGCCAAGTGTTCCATGGAAACGGCCGCTGCGCGCGAAGCCGACTGTTTCACGACGGTCAGCGCCCTCACGGCTCACGAGGCGGCGGCGTTTCTCGGCCGGCGCCCCGACCTGGTGACGCCGAACGGTCTGAGCCTGAGCGCCATTCCCGATTACAGCGGCGACCGTTCCGCGCCCGCCGCCAACAAGAAAAAAATTCTCGCCGCCGTCGGCCGTCTGCTGCGCCGTACGCTGCCGGAAAACAGCCGCCTGTTCCTCATCTCCGGGCGTTACGAGTTCCGCAACAAAGGCATCGATCTGTTTCTCGACGCCGCCGCGGCGCTGAACCGCTCGCGTTCCGCGGGCGAACCGCCCATCGTCGCCCTGTGCGCCGTCATGAACGGACACAACGGCACCGACGAACGGGCGCTCTCGGGCGATCCCGCCCAGAAACCCGACGACACGCCCTTCTGGCTCACGGCTCATCGAGTTTTCGACAAGGTCCACGACCCGATCCTGAACTCCTGCGCCCGCCTTGGGCTGGACAACCGTCCCGAGAACGCCGTGCAGGTCGTCCTCAACCCCGCCCTGCTGGACGGGCAGGACGGCCTCTTCGGCATGACCTACGACGAGGTGCTGTCGGCTTGCGACGCGGGGGTCTTCCCCTCGTGGTACGAGCCGTGGGGTTATACGCCTCAGGAGGCCGCGGCCAACGCTGTGCCGACCGTCACCAGCGATCTGGCGGGCTTCGGCCTTTGGGCGCGCGAGCAGGGCGAGAACGAAGGCATCGTTGTCCTCGAACGCAGCCACGCGCCTTACGAGGCGACGGTCAAAAAACTGGCCTCGTTGATGGGCGAGCTGGCTTCGCTGCCGGAGGAAACGCTGGCGAAACGCCGCGCCGCCGCCCGCGCGCTGGCCGAAAAGACCGACTGGTCCACCTTTTATCAGCACTACGACGACGCCTACGCCCTCGCCGCCGAACAGGCGCGCCAGCGCGTGGCCACGCGGCCGGCGTCGCGCATGGACGACGAAATCCTGACGCGCGTCTTCACCGGCACACCGTCGGTGACGCCGCTGCTGCACGGTTTCACCAGTTCGGTCAAGCTGCCGGACAAGTTGAGCCGCCTCGACGAACTGGCGCACAATCTCTGGTGGACGTGGCATCCCGAATACGAGCCGCTGTTCCGCCGCGTCGATCCGGCGCTGTGGGACAAAGTCGGGCACAACGCCGTCGAACTGCTGGGAAAAACCGATCACAGCCGCTTTGTCGAGCTGGCGCGGGACGAAGGATACGCCCAGCTTTACGGCCGCGCTCTGGAACGATTCGACGCCGACATGAAGGCGCCTTTCGACGAGTCGGTTCCCGAACTGACGGCCACAACGCCCGTCGCCTACTTTTCGACCGAGTACGGCATCCACGAAAGTCTGCCCATTTACTCCGGCGGTCTCGGCGTGCTGTCCGGCGACCACCTCAAGTCGGCCAGCGACCTGCGCATCCCGCTGGTCGCCGTGGGGTTGCTTTACAAGTGCGGTTACTTCCAGCAGAAAATCGCTGCCGACGGCCACCAGACGGCGCTCTATCCGGAGAACAATTTCCGGCTGCTGCCCATCAGCCGCGTCAAAAACGAAAAGACCGGCGAACACCTTTACGTGTCGCTCGACTTGCCTGCGCGCACGCTTTTCGCCCGCGTCTGGAAAGTTCAGGTCGGGCGCGTGCCGCTCTATCTGCTCGACACCGACACGCCCAAGAACACCGAAGAAGACCGCCGCATCACCGAGCGCCTTTACGTGGCCGACCGCGACACGCGCATCCGCCAGGAGATCCTGCTCGGCATGGGCGGCCCGCGCGCGCTGGCGGCGCTGGGCTATCATCCGCGCGCCTACCACATGAACGAAGGGCACTCGGCCTTCATGGTCCTGGAACGCATCCGCCATCTCTGCCTGACCCGCGGCCTCAGCTTCGCCGCCGCCCGCGAAGTGGTGCGCGGCGACAGCGTCTTCACCACGCACACGCCCGTGGACGCCGGCAACGAACGTTTTTCCGCCGAACTCATGCACCGCTATTTCGACGAGCTGGCGCGGCGCATCGGCGTCAGCCGCGACGAGCTGATGAACCTGGGCACCCGCCCGGGAACGTCCGGCGATTTCGAGATGACGCTGCTGGCGCTGAACCACGCCGTGCGCAGCAACGGCGTCAGCCGCCTCCATGGCAGCGTGTCGCGCGCCATGTGGCAGTTCAACTGGAAAGGCGTGCCCGCGGAAGAGATCCCCATCGGCTACATCACAAACGGCGTGCACCTGAACAGCTTTGCGGGGCGCCCCGCGGCGGCGCTGCTCGCAACGGCGGTGGGGGCGGACTGGAATTCGTTGCCGCCGCAGTCGCCGCAATGGCGAAAAGTGTCACAGATCGCCGACGCCGATTTCTGGCAGGCCAAACAGGAACAGAAAAAAATCCTGTTGGAGCTGCTCAAGAAAACGTCGCCCAAAGCGTTCCACAAAGCCTCCTCCGAATGGGAACAGACGCCGCTGGTGATCGGTTTCGCGCGCCGTTTCGCGCCCTACAAACGCGCCGCGCTCGCGCTCGCCGATCTGGCGCGGTTGACGAAAATCCTCTCGGACGCCCGGCGTCCCGTGATCCTCGTCTTTTCCGGCAAGGCCCATCCGGCCGACACACAGGGCAACGACCTGATCCAGAAAGTCGTGCTCGCCAGCCGAAACGAACTCTTCGGCAAACTCTTCTTCATCCCCAACTACAACCTCGACATCGCCAGAACCATGGTGCAGGGCTGCGACGTCTGGCTGAACACGCCGCGCCGCCCCTACGAAGCCAGCGGCACCAGCGGCCAGAAAGCGGCCCCCAACGGCACGCTCAATCTGAGCGTGTCCGACGGCTGGTGGTGCGAAGGCGACAACGGGCTCAACGGCTGGACCATCGGGCCGCGCGTCACATCCATCCACGACACGCCCGCCGAGCAGAGCGACTACGCCGACGCCGAAAGCCTCTACGCGCTGCTGGAAGACGAAGTGACGCCGCTCTACTTCGAACGCTCCGACGACGGACTGCCCCACGGCTGGATCGCGCGCATGAAAAACAGCGTCGCTACGCTGAGCCCGCAGTACAGCAGCGCCCGCATGGTGCGCCAGTACTTCGAAGAATGTTACCGGCCGGCCGCGCAGCGCCACGTGAAAATGCGCGCCCAAAACCGCCTGCTGCCCCGCACGCTCGCGGCATGGAAAGCCGACGTCGGAGCGCGCTTCGCCGGCGTGCGCATCGACCAGATCCAGGTTCAGGGGCTCGTGCAGAACGCCGTGGCCTGCACCGATCCGCTCAGCGTCACCGCGTATGTCGTGCCCGGCGCCATGAAACCCGAAGAACTGCAGCTCCAGTTCGTGGCCGGACGCAGCGACGAGCGCAACTTCATCGAAAAACCCGACGTGCTCGCGCTCACCTGCACCGGCGGCGACGACCAGGAACGCCTCGTCTACCGGGGCGCCTACACGCCCACCCACAACGGCCGCTACCTCTACGGCCTGCGCGTCCTCGCCTACAGCCCCGACCTTGACAACCTGTTCGACACGGGCCTGATCCAGTGGGGCTAACGGGTCTCTTGCCACAAAAGTACAAAGGCTGCCTCCTCTTCCCATTTTGGAAGAGGAAGCAGCCTTTGTCTTTCATGATAAATTACGTTGCATTGGGTAATACTATTTTATTTTAGAACAGCTTAATTATACTATCTCACGTGAGCAAACGGCGATTTAATCAGTAGTTCCATAATAGTCCCCCTTCATTACAGCCTTATAACGTTCTGCAATTTCTTTTCCACATCGTTCCTTTGCAAGTAAATAGGTTCTCTCAAGATTTCCTGTAGTCATAAGGTCTTCCCTTGCACGCACAAGATATTGTTTTTTAAATTCTGGTTTTATTTTGCTTAGCGCCCACAAATGAGTTTGAATTTTACTTACCTGAAGCAAGTCTGTCAGAAGCGCATTATTTTGAGAAGCTATAGAATTGTTAAGATGTTTAAATATGCTAAAGTGAACATATAAACGCTCATCATCAGCAGAAACATCTTGTCCCGGTCTCGCTAAACGATAATAGTACAAATATTCAGGAACCGAGATAACAGACTTTGCGGCAGCAAATGTTTCAATTTTAAACGGAAGATCATCAAAACGCCGCAGGTCTGTATAAAAATGTAATCCGGCTTTTCTAAGCATTTCTGTTTTATAAATGCATCTCCAGATAGCAACACGACAGTGAGCAACAAGCTCCCAAATCAGCTTGGGATTATATGTTCCATCACAATATGGCCATCCTAATGTATCCTCAACCCGCTTTGATTTTTGAGTATTCTCATAAAACTCGTTATAACCACAGTAACTGATATCATACGACCCGTTCATTGCGCTTTGTAACAGCTTACGGAACATACTTTCATCAATAAAATCATCAGGGTCAATAAAACCAACGTATCTTCCTTGGGCACGTTCCATTCCGTATTGTCTAGCTGAAGCACAACCTCCGTTTGTTTTATCAAGAAGTTTTATTCTCAGATCTTGTTTTGACCATTCTAAGACAACATCTCTTGAATTATCAGGAGAACCGTCATTAACAAACAAAAATTCCACATACGGAGCTTTCCACTTTGTAACACTTTCAATGCATTGATCCAAATATTTGGCTACATTATACATAGGAAAAACAACACTTAGTTCAATGCTTGAATCTTTCCGTCTTTTCCAATTCAGGATTTGAGGTTCCTTATGACAACGTAATGTTTTTATCTGGATGAAATCAGCTGTAGTTCTGTAGACTTCCCAAACTTTATATGCACTAATATAGCTTTCCTGAATTTCTGCTAACAGATATCGAGGAGTCAAAGAAGCCATTTTTAATAGGATTTCGGGTTGAATGTCCAATGTGCAAAGCGCCCAATCGCCATCTAATCCGGAAAATTTTGGAATATCGGTAAATTCAATCTCTTCAGGCATATGAAAGACATTCAAATATGAATCTCTTTCGAGTTCGTTTTTGATGCTTTCAACTTTTTCATAACTCCAAAATGTCGCCACCGTAAGTTTGGCAGGCGTAATGTTACACAAAAAATCCTTAATTTCAGTATAGCCGCATTTATCATTGAGCAATAACGCTACATTGTGAATACCAGGGTGCGCGTTTAAGTAACAATTCATTTCATTCATGAAAATTTTTCTCCTGTCTCTACATTTCCTAGCGTTGCTCTCTTAGCAGATATCTTTTAACTGTTCTCTTTGCCGTATATGACCATCCATGATCTCTAATACATTGAATTCCACCCTGGATAAGGTTATTTTTCTTTTTCTTTACATTCCCCTGTTTTAAAGAAATCTTTGCTCCATCAGAAATTTTTTCCCCTCGTGTCCTATAATCGGCCAATTCAAGATAATCTTTTCCAATCACATAACGCAGAAAGCCGGCATCCCTATTTTTATCAGGAGAAACACTGTTCAAATATTGCTGTATATCCGCCTCAGAAAAATCCTGATACACTTGGTGAAACCCTTCAAGAAGTTCGTTTATATATTGCAGATTCGTCGCATCAACACTCCATAAGCTGAAATTTAGCATCAGTCTTAATACGTACGCTCGTTCTCGTTTAGTAAAATTATATTTTTCCTGAACAGCTAAAAGTTCTTGAAATATAGGAATCATATCAAGTCGGGAAACACCACTACCCGATGTAATTTGCCTACCCTGATTGGTCCTATAGAAAAAACCTACTTCGGGAAGAGCTACGCAGGTATTTGCATTGTGCAATAATTCAAAATGCCCAGGGACATCCTCCCATTTTAACTTTTTAGGAAACTCAAATTTGATATTCTGTAAAAACTCCGTTCGATAAATTTTACGACACGCACTGACTTCCAGAGCATACAATTCAGGTTTTTCTATGACATTCGTTTTTTTACATGAAGTTCCATTGCAAACTTCAAAGATTCTGTCATATAAATCCTTATCCATCCAAGGGGATACCCTTTTTGTGACAGAGTCATATACCCATGGGAGGGTAAAGACCACGTCGGGTGTTTTATCTATTTTTTCTATTAATTGAGAAAATTTTTCAACATATCTTGTATTGAGCCAATCATCGCTATCAAGAAAACAAAAAAAGGGAGTTCTTACATATTGCATCCCTGTGTTTCTAGCTCCTCCTAGTCCTTGATTTTCTTGATAAACATATGTGATCAAATCTTTATAATGCTCATGAAATTCCAAACAGATTTTCTCGGTACAATCTGTCGAACCATCATTAACTAGCACAATTTTATGATTTCTTTCTGTTTGAAAAATCAGACTATTTAAGCAATCGGCAATGGTTTTTTCCATATTATATGCCGGAACTATAATTGTTAATAAGGCATCCATTCTTTACACCTCATATGTAATAATATATTGCCATTCAGTTAACGTCTTAAAAGGCGCTTGAACCATTCTCTTCGTTAGCGTACCTTTTGGGAAAACAATATCCGCAACGCGACGAATCGCCTTTTTGCCCGCATAAAACATTCCGGGAACAGTATTGAGCCTTGCATTTTCTCCAATTTGTGAAGAGCTTACTATTAATGTAAGGTTACAAACAAGTTCCTCATAATACGGTGTTTCCCCTCGCTGCCTGCCAAAACATTTATTCGGAATCATGATGTCGAATCCAACAGATGATCAGGCTCCGGTTTGCTCTTTGACGCACTTCAGCGCGCTGGCGATCACGTCGTCCATGTCGTAATATTTGTACTCCGCAAGACGTCCGCCGAAGATTACGTTCCGCTCGTTCTGCGCCAGCTTGGCGTATTGGGCATAGAGTTCCTGATTGCGGGCATTGTTGACGGGATAGTAAGCTTCCTGTCCCGGCTGCCAATCGCAGGGATATTCTCTTGTGATATAGGTCACGGGCTGCGTGCCGAACTCGAAATGTTTGTGTTCGATAATGCGCGTGTACGGGGTTTCCCGATCGGTGTAATTCATGACGGCTACGCCCTGATGGTTGGCTTCTTCCAAGCGTTCTGTCTCGAAGCGAAGCCCGCGGTATTCCAGATTGCCAAGTCTATAGTCGAAATAGGCGTCGATAGGACCGGTGTAAACGATCGTCTTGGCGATGCCTTCATAGTCGTGACGCTGTTCGTTGAAATCAACGCCAAGCCGCACTTCGATGTCTTTCAGCAGCGCATCGACGAGCTTGTTGTACCCGCCGACGGGGATGCCCTGATAGCGGTCGTTGAAGTAATTGTTGTCAAAGGTGTAGCGCACGGGAAGGCGCCTGATGATGAACGCGGGCAGATCGGTACAGCTGCGCCCCCACTGCTTTTCTGTGTAGCCTTTGATGAGTTTGGCATAAACGTCGCTGCCTACGAGGGATATGGCCTGCTCTTCGAGATTTTTCGGCTCTCCCTTTACGGCCTCTCGCTGTTCGGCAATTTTCGCCGCCGCCTGAGCGGGCGTCACGAGCCCCCAGAGCTTGGAGAACGTATTCATATTGAAGGGAAGATTGAAGAGCTCGCCTTTGTAGTTGGCTACGGGGGAATTGACGTAGTTATTGAACTCGGCGAACTGATTCACATAGTTCCAAACGTCCTTGTCGCTGGTGTGGAAGATATGGGCCCCGTATTTGTGAATGTTGATGCCGTCTCTTTCTTCGCAGTAAACGTTGCCGCCTGTATGGTTCCGGCGTTCGATGACAAGGCATTTTCTGCCCGCCTGTGCCATCTCGTGGGCGAAGACGCTGCCGAAGAGGCCGCTGCCGACGATAAGGTAATCGTACATTGAAGGACATCCTTTCGCTGTGTCAGCTCTTGTTTTTGATCCTGTAGTACAGGTGCCGCGCAAAATATCTGAGCCTGCTTCCCTTGGGCAGAACAGCTTTGGCAAGGGGAACCAAACGGTTGATTAACATATGTAAAAAGTTCTGCGGTCTGG
The Pyramidobacter piscolens W5455 DNA segment above includes these coding regions:
- a CDS encoding glycosyltransferase — protein: MRVLMLGWEFPPDKSGGLGTACYGITQALLRKGTDVLFVMPQTRLTEHPESHVRLRSASGTLIPVVSRSEPEAEGPTAAPDSRSQNGTRPRQNSSIAELQRFAARMVVRGIRSSLRPYDSAASYEQRLARHGKGRRTSSAAGGKNEIFRRLGLPQLSGSVWPADAAAAVSQPQDAPVRWKPVEIHGGYGQDLMSEVYRYSLAAAQIAREEEFDVIHVHDWMTYPAGILIKQITGKPLIAHIHALEHDRSGENVNPEIAHIEWAGMTAADRVVAVSYYTKSKVMRLYQIPDEKIDVVHNAVNRNESQLGWRSIPPHREKRVLFMGRITYQKGPDYFVEAARLVHERMPDVHFVMAGSGDMFYRMVRRIAQLGMGTAFHFPGFQSGVNVERMYASCDLYVMPSVSEPFGIAPLEAMICDTPVILSRQSGVAEVVRNALKVDFWDVQEMANKICAVLAYPKLAEAMVKNSREDLRRIRWSEAADRLNAIYRDCIRRS
- a CDS encoding glycoside hydrolase family 57 protein, which translates into the protein MPSICFYFQVHQPYRLRHYSFFDIGQDHFYEDAEVNRTILDKVAQKCYLPMNELLLKMIRRWEGRFRVAFSLSGTAMDQFEEYQPEILDSFRTLVDTGCVELLSETYAHSLAALYDPDEFRAQVALHDELIKKHFGATPRVFRNTELIYRNDIARMVEDMGYEAILTEGADHILGWRSPNYMYQPSSCTKLKLLLKNYRLSDDIAFRFSNRGWDQWPLTAEKFAGWAHAVNGAGELINLFMDYETFGEHQWAETGIFDFMEALPAAVFADPNFDFVTPSQAAERYSPIARIDVPNAISWADVERDLTAWIGNDMECDAIETVYSLKEKVLADGDEGIVRTWRRLQTSDHFYYMCTKWFSDGDVHKYFNPYGTPYDAYINYMNVLSDFKMTLDG
- the glgP gene encoding alpha-glucan family phosphorylase, whose translation is MTHKDSARLSATLFEVSWEVCNKVGGIYTVVATKARQAVERFGQNYFLLGPARDKNPGFIEASAEGEEGRLWETFRRAAALHNLKCRFGRWDIPGSPKAVLVDWKDRYNQNQILYDLWRDFGVDSLTGAWDYVEPVMFSMACGEAIAAFSQVIADENEGERAVTAHFHEWMCGAGLLYLKKHAPSISTVFTTHATVLGRSMAGAGRDIYAEMDQINAAREAANFNVTAKCSMETAAAREADCFTTVSALTAHEAAAFLGRRPDLVTPNGLSLSAIPDYSGDRSAPAANKKKILAAVGRLLRRTLPENSRLFLISGRYEFRNKGIDLFLDAAAALNRSRSAGEPPIVALCAVMNGHNGTDERALSGDPAQKPDDTPFWLTAHRVFDKVHDPILNSCARLGLDNRPENAVQVVLNPALLDGQDGLFGMTYDEVLSACDAGVFPSWYEPWGYTPQEAAANAVPTVTSDLAGFGLWAREQGENEGIVVLERSHAPYEATVKKLASLMGELASLPEETLAKRRAAARALAEKTDWSTFYQHYDDAYALAAEQARQRVATRPASRMDDEILTRVFTGTPSVTPLLHGFTSSVKLPDKLSRLDELAHNLWWTWHPEYEPLFRRVDPALWDKVGHNAVELLGKTDHSRFVELARDEGYAQLYGRALERFDADMKAPFDESVPELTATTPVAYFSTEYGIHESLPIYSGGLGVLSGDHLKSASDLRIPLVAVGLLYKCGYFQQKIAADGHQTALYPENNFRLLPISRVKNEKTGEHLYVSLDLPARTLFARVWKVQVGRVPLYLLDTDTPKNTEEDRRITERLYVADRDTRIRQEILLGMGGPRALAALGYHPRAYHMNEGHSAFMVLERIRHLCLTRGLSFAAAREVVRGDSVFTTHTPVDAGNERFSAELMHRYFDELARRIGVSRDELMNLGTRPGTSGDFEMTLLALNHAVRSNGVSRLHGSVSRAMWQFNWKGVPAEEIPIGYITNGVHLNSFAGRPAAALLATAVGADWNSLPPQSPQWRKVSQIADADFWQAKQEQKKILLELLKKTSPKAFHKASSEWEQTPLVIGFARRFAPYKRAALALADLARLTKILSDARRPVILVFSGKAHPADTQGNDLIQKVVLASRNELFGKLFFIPNYNLDIARTMVQGCDVWLNTPRRPYEASGTSGQKAAPNGTLNLSVSDGWWCEGDNGLNGWTIGPRVTSIHDTPAEQSDYADAESLYALLEDEVTPLYFERSDDGLPHGWIARMKNSVATLSPQYSSARMVRQYFEECYRPAAQRHVKMRAQNRLLPRTLAAWKADVGARFAGVRIDQIQVQGLVQNAVACTDPLSVTAYVVPGAMKPEELQLQFVAGRSDERNFIEKPDVLALTCTGGDDQERLVYRGAYTPTHNGRYLYGLRVLAYSPDLDNLFDTGLIQWG
- a CDS encoding glycosyltransferase, with product MNEMNCYLNAHPGIHNVALLLNDKCGYTEIKDFLCNITPAKLTVATFWSYEKVESIKNELERDSYLNVFHMPEEIEFTDIPKFSGLDGDWALCTLDIQPEILLKMASLTPRYLLAEIQESYISAYKVWEVYRTTADFIQIKTLRCHKEPQILNWKRRKDSSIELSVVFPMYNVAKYLDQCIESVTKWKAPYVEFLFVNDGSPDNSRDVVLEWSKQDLRIKLLDKTNGGCASARQYGMERAQGRYVGFIDPDDFIDESMFRKLLQSAMNGSYDISYCGYNEFYENTQKSKRVEDTLGWPYCDGTYNPKLIWELVAHCRVAIWRCIYKTEMLRKAGLHFYTDLRRFDDLPFKIETFAAAKSVISVPEYLYYYRLARPGQDVSADDERLYVHFSIFKHLNNSIASQNNALLTDLLQVSKIQTHLWALSKIKPEFKKQYLVRAREDLMTTGNLERTYLLAKERCGKEIAERYKAVMKGDYYGTTD
- a CDS encoding glycosyltransferase family 2 protein, which encodes MDALLTIIVPAYNMEKTIADCLNSLIFQTERNHKIVLVNDGSTDCTEKICLEFHEHYKDLITYVYQENQGLGGARNTGMQYVRTPFFCFLDSDDWLNTRYVEKFSQLIEKIDKTPDVVFTLPWVYDSVTKRVSPWMDKDLYDRIFEVCNGTSCKKTNVIEKPELYALEVSACRKIYRTEFLQNIKFEFPKKLKWEDVPGHFELLHNANTCVALPEVGFFYRTNQGRQITSGSGVSRLDMIPIFQELLAVQEKYNFTKRERAYVLRLMLNFSLWSVDATNLQYINELLEGFHQVYQDFSEADIQQYLNSVSPDKNRDAGFLRYVIGKDYLELADYRTRGEKISDGAKISLKQGNVKKKKNNLIQGGIQCIRDHGWSYTAKRTVKRYLLREQR
- the glf gene encoding UDP-galactopyranose mutase, translating into MYDYLIVGSGLFGSVFAHEMAQAGRKCLVIERRNHTGGNVYCEERDGINIHKYGAHIFHTSDKDVWNYVNQFAEFNNYVNSPVANYKGELFNLPFNMNTFSKLWGLVTPAQAAAKIAEQREAVKGEPKNLEEQAISLVGSDVYAKLIKGYTEKQWGRSCTDLPAFIIRRLPVRYTFDNNYFNDRYQGIPVGGYNKLVDALLKDIEVRLGVDFNEQRHDYEGIAKTIVYTGPIDAYFDYRLGNLEYRGLRFETERLEEANHQGVAVMNYTDRETPYTRIIEHKHFEFGTQPVTYITREYPCDWQPGQEAYYPVNNARNQELYAQYAKLAQNERNVIFGGRLAEYKYYDMDDVIASALKCVKEQTGA